One part of the Microbacterium aurugineum genome encodes these proteins:
- a CDS encoding ABC transporter substrate-binding protein, with translation MPAHPARRLLPFAALAATTALVLSACATPGSDGDGGELVWSIEGANLSAGHMDPQVSQLDVSGMVQRAVLDSLVFQEDDGSFSPWLAKDWTVSDDSTEYTFTLRDDVTFTDGEKFDAAAVKANFDRIVDPETASAQAASMLGADFYEGTEVVDEHTVTVTFTQPYAPFLQAASTPQLGFYSPAVLETSADKLKAGGPDITVGTGPFELTEYTPDQEIVYTRNDDYAWGPHDTKAPKFETLRVEIQPEAAVRTGVVTSGEADLASNIPPNLAKDLGDGITVDSIEYPGLPYSLYLNEKYGVFADEKVRQAFARGIDIDAAVEEIYFGQFPRAWSILGSTTPGYDASLEGSWPFDQDAANTLLDEAGWTARDTDGIRMKDGERLSVRWIAWTPVPDDRAALANAIQSDLKGIGFEVEREVLEPGAYNEQYEPKTFDLTDWGFSGVDPDLLRSHLHTDGFQNASQVSDPQIDALLEQAVATSDQDQRNELYTQLQQWNAEYTAIVPLYSPSAITAVGDRVEGLQYDLYGRPLFYDVTVG, from the coding sequence ATGCCCGCACACCCCGCGCGCCGCCTGCTGCCCTTCGCCGCGCTCGCCGCCACCACCGCTCTGGTGCTGAGCGCCTGCGCCACCCCCGGTTCCGACGGGGACGGCGGAGAGCTCGTCTGGTCCATCGAGGGGGCGAACCTCTCGGCCGGGCACATGGATCCGCAGGTGAGTCAGCTCGACGTCTCCGGCATGGTGCAGCGGGCGGTGCTCGACTCGCTCGTGTTCCAGGAGGACGACGGATCCTTCTCACCCTGGCTCGCGAAGGACTGGACCGTCTCGGACGACAGCACCGAGTACACGTTCACTCTCCGCGACGACGTGACCTTCACCGACGGTGAGAAGTTCGACGCCGCCGCGGTCAAGGCGAACTTCGACCGCATCGTCGACCCCGAGACCGCGTCCGCGCAGGCGGCCAGCATGCTCGGCGCCGACTTCTACGAAGGCACCGAAGTCGTCGACGAGCACACGGTGACGGTGACCTTCACGCAGCCGTACGCACCCTTCCTGCAGGCCGCGAGCACGCCGCAGCTGGGCTTCTACTCGCCGGCCGTCCTCGAGACCTCGGCGGACAAGCTGAAGGCGGGCGGGCCCGACATCACCGTCGGCACCGGTCCGTTCGAACTCACCGAGTACACCCCGGATCAGGAGATCGTCTACACCCGCAACGACGACTACGCGTGGGGGCCGCACGATACGAAGGCCCCGAAGTTCGAGACGCTCCGCGTGGAGATCCAGCCGGAGGCCGCCGTCCGCACCGGCGTGGTGACGAGCGGTGAGGCCGACCTCGCCAGCAACATCCCGCCGAACCTCGCGAAAGACCTCGGCGACGGCATCACGGTCGACTCGATCGAGTACCCCGGTCTGCCGTACTCGCTCTACCTGAACGAGAAGTACGGGGTGTTCGCCGACGAGAAGGTGCGTCAGGCGTTCGCTCGCGGCATCGACATCGACGCCGCCGTGGAAGAGATCTACTTCGGCCAGTTCCCGCGTGCATGGAGCATCCTCGGTTCGACGACCCCGGGCTACGACGCGTCGCTCGAGGGCAGCTGGCCGTTCGACCAGGACGCCGCGAACACGCTCCTAGACGAGGCCGGGTGGACCGCACGCGACACCGACGGCATCCGGATGAAGGACGGCGAGCGGCTCTCGGTGCGATGGATCGCCTGGACCCCGGTGCCGGATGACCGTGCCGCTCTCGCGAACGCGATCCAGTCCGATCTCAAGGGGATCGGCTTCGAGGTCGAGCGCGAGGTGCTCGAGCCCGGGGCGTACAACGAGCAGTACGAGCCGAAGACCTTCGACCTCACCGACTGGGGTTTCTCGGGCGTCGACCCCGATCTGCTGCGCAGCCACCTGCACACCGACGGATTCCAGAACGCGTCGCAGGTGAGCGACCCGCAGATCGACGCACTGCTGGAGCAGGCCGTCGCGACCAGCGACCAGGATCAGCGCAATGAGCTGTACACGCAGCTGCAGCAGTGGAACGCCGAGTACACGGCCATCGTGCCGCTCTACAGCCCCTCGGCGATCACGGCTGTCGGCGACCGCGTCGAGGGCCTGCAGTACGACCTCTACGGTCGGCCGCTGTTCTACGATGTGACGGTCGGCTGA
- a CDS encoding ABC transporter permease yields the protein MKRAQRVLLWAAVAVLAVIAFSALWPAALATHDPLQTEVRSALLPPSAEHLFGTDQSGRDVYSRVVYGAGRSLGIGLLATVVALTVGLLLGAFAGVAPRGVDATVMRVNDILMAFPEFLVALVVVAVLGPGTVNIAIAVTLAAVPVYIRLARVQTQTLRAAEHVEAARILGVPRATAFLRHVAPGVLGALSVLATIGIGSSILAAAGLSFLGLGPSEPTPEWGLMLAGGRNVLGQAWWISVFPGIAITLTVVSATVVGRILRARGDGRTA from the coding sequence ATGAAGCGGGCGCAACGCGTGCTGCTGTGGGCCGCCGTCGCCGTCCTCGCCGTGATCGCGTTCTCGGCGCTCTGGCCCGCTGCCCTCGCGACCCACGACCCTCTCCAGACGGAGGTGCGCTCCGCCCTGCTCCCGCCGAGCGCGGAGCACCTGTTCGGCACCGACCAGAGCGGGCGCGACGTCTACTCCCGGGTCGTCTACGGAGCCGGACGCTCCCTCGGCATCGGACTGCTCGCGACCGTCGTCGCCCTCACGGTCGGTCTGCTCCTCGGAGCCTTCGCGGGGGTCGCGCCGCGGGGCGTCGACGCCACGGTGATGCGGGTGAACGACATCCTGATGGCCTTTCCCGAGTTCCTCGTGGCGCTCGTCGTCGTCGCGGTACTCGGCCCGGGGACGGTGAACATCGCGATCGCGGTGACGCTGGCGGCGGTTCCCGTGTACATCCGACTGGCACGGGTGCAGACGCAGACCCTCCGGGCCGCCGAGCACGTGGAGGCTGCGCGCATCCTCGGGGTGCCGCGAGCGACGGCCTTCCTGCGGCACGTCGCTCCCGGTGTGCTCGGCGCGCTGAGCGTGCTGGCGACGATCGGCATCGGGTCGAGCATCCTCGCCGCGGCGGGGCTCAGCTTCCTCGGGCTCGGGCCGTCCGAGCCGACACCGGAGTGGGGGCTGATGCTGGCGGGCGGCCGCAACGTGCTCGGGCAGGCATGGTGGATCTCGGTCTTCCCCGGCATCGCGATCACCCTCACCGTCGTCTCGGCGACCGTCGTCGGGCGCATCCTCCGCGCGCGCGGAGACGGGAGGACGGCATGA
- a CDS encoding dipeptide ABC transporter ATP-binding protein produces MSAALQVRGLRISFEGEPVVDDVSFTVDRGECIAIVGESGAGKSLTARALLGLTPAGADVALDELIVDGTDTAGLTEHAWRAVRGAGIALVSQDALVSLDPLRRIGTEIAEPLLLHRLVRGRAERAARVRDLLRKVWMPDPDRRARQHPHELSGGLRQRALIASALAAVPAVLVADEPTTALDATVQARILGLLREITDAGTALVFISHDFAAVRRIADRVLVMRGGVIVESGPVAEVLENPRHEYTKQLLTATIHEPRASVPADSPPVLIADGVSRSFGTVPAVIDASFTLKDGRTLGVVGESGSGKTTLARMIVGVDAPDSGSLQWTTERRVQLVHQNPLGAFDPRWTIGHSLREALEAGGVPRAQRPARVAGLLAEVDLAPELAERRPSALSGGQRQRAAIARALAADPQVLVLDEPVSALDPSVRERVLRVLARLQQERQLTMIFVSHDLDVVGAVADEVLVMQDGRIVEQGTTAAVFATPQHPFTRELLDAGGAADR; encoded by the coding sequence ATGAGCGCTGCACTGCAGGTGCGGGGTCTGCGCATCTCCTTCGAGGGTGAGCCGGTCGTGGACGACGTGTCCTTCACCGTCGACCGCGGAGAGTGCATCGCGATCGTGGGGGAGTCCGGGGCGGGCAAGTCCCTCACGGCACGCGCACTGCTGGGTCTGACTCCCGCGGGGGCCGACGTCGCGCTGGATGAGCTCATCGTGGACGGCACCGACACCGCCGGGCTCACGGAGCACGCGTGGCGTGCGGTGCGCGGCGCCGGGATCGCCCTCGTCTCCCAGGATGCACTGGTCTCTCTCGATCCTCTGCGACGGATCGGGACCGAGATCGCCGAGCCGCTGCTCCTTCATCGGCTCGTCCGCGGACGCGCGGAGCGGGCGGCTCGGGTGCGGGATCTCCTGCGGAAGGTGTGGATGCCGGATCCCGACCGCCGTGCCCGCCAGCACCCGCACGAACTCTCCGGGGGCCTGCGGCAGCGCGCGCTCATCGCTTCCGCGCTCGCTGCGGTTCCGGCCGTGCTGGTGGCGGATGAGCCGACGACCGCTCTCGACGCGACCGTGCAGGCGCGGATCCTCGGGTTGCTGCGCGAGATCACGGATGCCGGAACAGCTCTCGTGTTCATCAGTCATGACTTCGCGGCCGTCCGCCGGATCGCCGACCGCGTCCTGGTGATGAGGGGCGGCGTCATCGTGGAGTCCGGGCCGGTGGCCGAGGTGCTCGAGAATCCACGGCACGAGTACACGAAGCAGCTCCTCACGGCCACGATCCACGAACCGCGAGCCTCGGTCCCCGCCGACTCGCCGCCGGTGCTGATCGCGGACGGGGTGTCACGGAGCTTCGGCACGGTGCCTGCGGTCATCGACGCCTCGTTCACGCTGAAGGACGGGCGGACGCTCGGCGTCGTCGGCGAATCGGGGTCGGGCAAGACGACGCTGGCCCGCATGATCGTCGGCGTCGACGCACCGGACTCCGGCTCTCTGCAGTGGACCACCGAGCGCAGGGTGCAGCTCGTGCACCAGAATCCGCTCGGGGCGTTCGACCCGCGCTGGACGATCGGCCATTCGCTGCGTGAGGCGCTGGAAGCCGGGGGAGTGCCTCGCGCTCAGCGGCCGGCGCGCGTAGCCGGGCTCCTCGCCGAGGTCGACCTCGCCCCGGAACTCGCCGAGCGGCGTCCGAGCGCGCTCTCCGGCGGGCAGCGGCAACGCGCGGCCATCGCGAGGGCGCTCGCCGCGGATCCGCAGGTGCTCGTGCTCGACGAACCCGTCTCGGCGCTCGATCCGTCGGTGCGGGAGCGGGTGCTGCGGGTGCTCGCACGGTTGCAGCAGGAACGGCAGCTGACGATGATCTTCGTCTCGCACGACCTCGACGTGGTCGGAGCGGTCGCAGACGAGGTGCTGGTGATGCAGGACGGGCGGATCGTCGAGCAGGGCACCACCGCGGCGGTGTTCGCGACGCCTCAGCACCCGTTCACTCGGGAGCTGCTCGATGCCGGCGGCGCTGCCGATCGTTGA
- a CDS encoding ABC transporter permease has product MKTALVRIAGLAASVVLVLWGAATVAFLAFRVVPGDPVSVMLGPQAQVSEAVKDGIRADLGLDRPPFEQYLGFIGQLARGDLGESYQLRMPVTEVIGRQLGATVQLSVLALLIAVVLALAVAVFVRGQVGRTVAAGIELVILSSPVFWIGLVLLSVFAFGLGWFPVSGARNPATLVLPAITLALPVAALLSQVLRDGLVQAERMPFAETVRARGASPSWFTLRHGLRHGAASGVTLTAYLTGSVLGGAVLVETVFARPGLGRVTLAAINDRDLPVITGIILLSALAFVVVNLVVELVHPLIDPRVVAAPSRGTRRGTRRGTRRGTRRGTRRGTR; this is encoded by the coding sequence GTGAAGACTGCTCTCGTCCGCATCGCCGGCCTCGCCGCCTCCGTCGTGCTCGTCCTGTGGGGTGCGGCGACCGTCGCCTTCCTCGCGTTCCGGGTGGTCCCCGGAGACCCGGTGTCGGTGATGCTGGGACCCCAGGCGCAGGTGAGTGAAGCGGTCAAGGACGGCATCAGGGCCGATCTCGGGCTCGATCGACCACCGTTCGAGCAGTACCTCGGCTTCATCGGTCAGCTCGCGCGGGGCGACCTGGGGGAGTCGTACCAGCTGCGGATGCCCGTGACGGAGGTGATCGGGCGTCAACTCGGTGCGACGGTGCAGCTGTCCGTGCTGGCGCTGCTGATCGCGGTCGTCCTCGCGCTCGCCGTGGCGGTGTTCGTCCGCGGGCAGGTCGGACGCACGGTCGCCGCCGGTATCGAGCTGGTCATCCTCTCCTCGCCGGTGTTCTGGATCGGGCTCGTCCTGCTCAGTGTCTTCGCCTTCGGGCTGGGCTGGTTCCCGGTGTCGGGTGCCCGTAACCCCGCCACCCTCGTGCTGCCGGCGATCACTCTGGCGCTTCCCGTGGCTGCGCTGCTGAGTCAGGTGCTACGCGACGGACTGGTGCAGGCGGAGCGCATGCCGTTCGCCGAGACCGTCCGGGCCCGTGGTGCGAGCCCTTCGTGGTTCACGCTGCGGCACGGGCTCAGACACGGCGCGGCTTCCGGCGTCACCCTGACCGCGTACCTCACGGGATCCGTCCTCGGGGGTGCCGTGCTCGTGGAGACCGTGTTCGCACGTCCGGGTCTGGGCAGGGTCACGCTCGCCGCGATCAACGACCGCGATCTTCCCGTCATCACGGGCATCATCCTGCTGAGCGCCCTGGCGTTCGTCGTGGTGAACCTCGTCGTCGAGCTCGTGCATCCGCTTATCGATCCCCGGGTGGTCGCGGCTCCGTCTCGAGGCACCCGTCGAGGCACCCGTCGAGGCACCCGTCGAGGCACCCGTCGAGGCACCCGTCGAGGCACCCGATGA
- a CDS encoding pentapeptide repeat-containing protein has translation MARTSESPAPPRVTAPDLPSVLEQAAAARSADILGSSLDLTGTVDLAYATLEQCAVRADADAVDLTGATVIDVDMSGARIASLRLRDAGVRRMRISGGRIGTLDLSEARISELDLRDVRIDYLNLGASKVTDLEISECTIRTIDMPQAELTRVRFTSTSTEEVDSRGMRAKDLDLRGLDAVAFLDANSLRGATLTSFQVQQLAPVIAAGIGIQIKD, from the coding sequence ATGGCCCGCACCTCGGAATCACCGGCCCCGCCCCGCGTGACCGCTCCCGACCTCCCGTCCGTCCTCGAGCAGGCCGCCGCTGCGCGCAGTGCCGACATCCTGGGGTCGAGCCTCGACCTCACCGGCACCGTCGACCTCGCCTACGCGACGCTCGAACAGTGCGCCGTGAGGGCCGATGCCGACGCCGTCGATCTCACCGGAGCGACCGTCATCGACGTCGACATGTCGGGCGCGCGGATCGCCTCACTCCGCCTGCGGGACGCCGGAGTGCGGCGGATGCGGATCAGCGGAGGACGCATCGGCACGCTCGACCTGAGCGAGGCGCGTATCTCGGAACTCGACCTGCGCGACGTGCGCATCGACTACCTGAACCTCGGCGCGTCGAAGGTCACCGACCTCGAGATCTCGGAGTGCACCATCCGCACGATCGACATGCCCCAGGCCGAGCTCACCCGCGTGCGATTCACCTCCACGTCGACCGAGGAGGTCGATTCCCGAGGCATGCGGGCGAAAGACCTGGATCTGCGCGGCCTCGACGCCGTCGCGTTCCTCGATGCCAACAGCCTCCGCGGGGCCACCCTCACCTCGTTCCAGGTGCAGCAGCTCGCTCCGGTGATCGCGGCGGGCATCGGCATCCAGATCAAGGACTGA